In Gemmata obscuriglobus, a single genomic region encodes these proteins:
- the galT gene encoding galactose-1-phosphate uridylyltransferase — protein sequence MKDDPQLRRDPVTGRWVLIAPQRAQRPINLPGHAPTHRTNGERHPCPFCPGQEADTPNEVYAVRDTGTAPDGPGWHLRIVPNMYPAVRPDVDAPAPATADLFVTAPAFGTAEVLIDCAQHYDDPTQLSDKQFADVFRAYRARMTALAADPRLAHVSVFKNVGAEAGASLGHLHSQMIATPVVPELLRTELSCAAEHFGRTGRCVFCALVRDELADGARVVARSERFVIVTAFAPRFAYEMWLLPVAHEPRYEALTDYGADELAALLKRVLVALDRVQNAPAYNWFLHTSPLRTGELPHYHWHLEVLPRTARPAGLEWGFGCHITTVAPEQAAAELRDALPKS from the coding sequence ATGAAGGATGATCCCCAACTGCGGCGCGACCCGGTCACCGGGCGGTGGGTCCTGATCGCGCCGCAGCGCGCCCAGCGGCCCATCAATTTGCCCGGGCACGCGCCGACGCACCGCACCAACGGGGAGCGGCACCCGTGCCCGTTCTGCCCGGGGCAGGAGGCCGACACCCCGAACGAGGTGTACGCGGTCCGCGACACCGGGACCGCGCCCGACGGTCCCGGCTGGCACCTCCGGATTGTGCCGAACATGTACCCGGCCGTTCGCCCCGATGTGGACGCGCCGGCGCCCGCCACGGCGGACCTGTTCGTGACCGCGCCGGCGTTCGGCACTGCCGAGGTGCTCATCGACTGCGCGCAGCACTACGACGACCCCACACAGCTCAGTGACAAGCAGTTCGCCGACGTGTTCCGGGCGTACCGCGCGCGGATGACGGCACTGGCGGCCGACCCGCGCCTCGCGCACGTGTCGGTGTTCAAGAACGTGGGCGCGGAGGCGGGGGCGTCACTCGGCCACTTGCACTCGCAGATGATCGCCACCCCGGTGGTGCCCGAACTGTTACGCACGGAACTGTCCTGCGCCGCCGAGCACTTCGGGCGCACCGGCCGGTGCGTGTTCTGTGCCCTCGTGCGCGACGAACTGGCCGACGGCGCCCGCGTGGTCGCCCGGTCGGAGCGGTTCGTGATCGTGACCGCGTTCGCACCGCGGTTCGCCTACGAGATGTGGCTCCTGCCGGTCGCGCACGAGCCCCGGTACGAGGCGCTTACCGACTACGGAGCGGACGAACTCGCCGCGCTCCTGAAGCGGGTGTTAGTCGCGCTCGACCGCGTTCAGAACGCGCCGGCGTACAACTGGTTCCTTCACACGTCGCCGCTACGCACCGGTGAGCTACCGCACTACCACTGGCACCTCGAAGTGCTCCCGCGGACCGCCCGCCCGGCCGGTCTGGAGTGGGGCTTCGGGTGCCACATCACGACCGTCGCGCCGGAACAGGCCGCGGCCGAGTTACGGGACGCGCTGCCAAAGTCATAA
- the nadD gene encoding nicotinate-nucleotide adenylyltransferase, with protein sequence MRIGIFGGTFDPVHMGHLILAEQCRAQAGLDQVWFVPSYAPPHKAKDITRFEQRCEMIELAIAGHPAFQVNRIEKELPPPSFTANTLTELHTRHPGNEFFLLMGSDCLPDLPGWYEPRQVVERAGLVVVPRPGVMLWTAARLAQAMGVPESAVRLQFVACPMIEIASRELRRAITDGMSIRYLVPRSVEEYARERKLYAAV encoded by the coding sequence ATGCGCATCGGTATTTTCGGCGGTACGTTCGATCCGGTTCACATGGGCCACCTGATTCTGGCCGAGCAGTGCCGGGCTCAGGCCGGGCTGGATCAGGTGTGGTTCGTGCCGAGTTACGCACCACCGCATAAGGCGAAGGACATCACGCGGTTCGAGCAGCGCTGCGAGATGATCGAACTGGCGATCGCCGGGCACCCGGCGTTTCAGGTGAACCGGATCGAGAAGGAACTGCCGCCGCCGAGCTTCACGGCCAACACGCTTACGGAACTTCACACGCGCCACCCCGGGAACGAGTTCTTCCTGCTGATGGGGTCGGACTGCCTCCCGGACCTGCCCGGCTGGTACGAGCCGCGTCAGGTCGTAGAGCGGGCCGGGTTGGTCGTGGTGCCGCGCCCCGGCGTGATGCTCTGGACGGCGGCCCGACTCGCGCAAGCGATGGGGGTGCCCGAATCGGCGGTGCGGTTGCAGTTCGTGGCGTGTCCGATGATCGAGATCGCGAGCCGCGAGCTGCGCCGCGCGATCACGGACGGGATGAGCATCCGCTATCTGGTTCCGCGGTCCGTGGAGGAGTACGCCCGCGAGCGCAAACTCTACGCTGCGGTGTGA
- a CDS encoding ATP-grasp domain-containing protein — protein sequence MSITVLALASYFKGNRFLERLKAEGCTVYLLTVETALGEPWARHACDDVFAVKSFLDSRALVNSVAYIMRTRKIDRVVALDDFDVEVGAYLREHFRLTHTGHNESTARYFRDKLAMRARARELGIRIPDFTPVFNHDDVRAFLARVPGPWLVKPRSEASAAGIRKVHTPDEVWKRIDELGDDQSFCLIEQMVPGDLFHVDSLVANGKVIFAEVNAYWRPLLDVYQGGGVYATRTVPRERPEVAALKAANAQVLDGFGLGWGASHTEFMKAHADGLVYFIETSARVGGANTAEMVEHATGVNLWSEWARLEVCRGTDGYELPPLKQKFGGVVISLARQEEPDTSGFTDPEIVYRLRMKNHIGFVVAADTPARVEQLLTAYMDRIARDFGAVLPGADKVST from the coding sequence ATGTCAATCACCGTTCTCGCACTCGCGTCGTACTTCAAAGGCAACCGGTTCCTCGAACGGCTCAAGGCCGAGGGGTGTACCGTGTACCTGCTCACCGTCGAGACGGCCCTGGGCGAGCCGTGGGCGCGGCACGCCTGCGACGACGTGTTCGCGGTCAAGAGCTTCCTGGACAGTCGCGCGCTCGTTAACTCCGTCGCGTACATCATGCGGACGCGCAAGATCGACCGCGTCGTGGCCCTCGACGACTTCGACGTGGAGGTCGGCGCGTACCTGCGCGAGCACTTCCGGCTCACCCACACCGGGCACAACGAATCGACCGCACGCTACTTTCGCGACAAGCTCGCGATGCGCGCCCGCGCCCGCGAACTCGGCATCCGCATCCCCGACTTCACGCCGGTCTTCAACCACGACGACGTGCGCGCGTTCCTGGCGCGCGTGCCGGGGCCGTGGCTCGTCAAGCCGCGGTCGGAAGCGAGCGCCGCGGGCATTCGCAAGGTGCACACCCCCGACGAGGTGTGGAAGCGCATCGACGAACTGGGCGACGATCAGTCGTTCTGCTTGATCGAGCAGATGGTGCCCGGCGACCTGTTCCACGTCGATTCGCTGGTCGCGAACGGGAAGGTGATCTTCGCGGAGGTGAACGCCTACTGGCGGCCGCTGCTCGACGTGTACCAGGGCGGCGGCGTGTACGCGACCCGCACGGTGCCGCGGGAGCGCCCGGAAGTGGCGGCGCTGAAAGCGGCCAACGCCCAGGTGCTCGACGGGTTCGGGTTGGGCTGGGGCGCGTCGCACACCGAGTTCATGAAGGCGCACGCCGACGGGCTGGTGTACTTCATCGAGACCAGCGCCCGCGTGGGCGGGGCCAACACGGCCGAAATGGTCGAACACGCGACCGGCGTGAACCTGTGGTCCGAGTGGGCGCGGCTCGAAGTCTGTCGCGGGACCGACGGCTATGAACTGCCCCCGCTGAAGCAGAAGTTCGGCGGGGTGGTGATCTCGCTCGCGCGCCAGGAGGAGCCCGACACGTCCGGGTTCACCGACCCGGAAATCGTGTACCGGCTGAGGATGAAGAACCACATCGGCTTCGTAGTCGCCGCCGACACGCCCGCGCGCGTCGAGCAGCTTTTAACGGCGTACATGGACCGGATCGCTCGCGACTTCGGCGCGGTGCTTCCCGGGGCCGACAAGGTCTCGACTTGA
- a CDS encoding C2 family cysteine protease, whose translation MTARHLVTFTLLLCVATAGAADTPKPTFADRVKESFPKWDADKNGTLTREEIDRAVSNPEIKGADAAAVVSLKRAVRNTKTKLPALTKDAILELAASTAKDRPNLNAMYGSALERISGANRELFPKGVPSLETLHQGRLGDCFCLAPLGSMVCRNPKDVVQMIRKQGDGSYLVRLGARDVAVPALTDAELALTATTGPDGVWVNVYEKAVGLLRVEKAKSDGEPASLIDLLAKGGSAGSTIEVVTGHPIERFSCKFAKEEKLSEKEFGAKLDDLRKKLTAAFAEKRLVTCGTASGGTRVPNVDGNHAYAVIGFDPKTDEIVLWNPHGQSFTPKGKPGMEYGYQTKNGQFRAPLPEFVKVFAGVAFEVPPAK comes from the coding sequence ATGACCGCGCGTCACCTCGTCACGTTCACGCTCCTGCTGTGCGTCGCCACTGCGGGCGCGGCCGACACACCAAAGCCCACCTTCGCCGATCGGGTGAAGGAGTCGTTCCCGAAGTGGGACGCCGACAAGAACGGCACCCTCACCCGCGAAGAGATCGACCGCGCCGTTTCCAACCCCGAGATCAAGGGCGCAGACGCCGCGGCCGTCGTTTCACTGAAGCGGGCGGTGCGGAACACGAAAACGAAGCTGCCGGCGCTTACGAAGGACGCGATCCTCGAACTCGCGGCCAGCACCGCGAAGGACCGCCCCAACCTGAACGCCATGTACGGATCCGCCCTGGAGCGCATCAGCGGCGCGAACCGTGAGCTGTTTCCGAAGGGCGTGCCGAGCCTCGAAACGCTCCACCAGGGGCGGCTCGGCGACTGCTTCTGCCTCGCCCCGCTCGGCTCGATGGTGTGCCGCAACCCCAAAGACGTGGTGCAGATGATCCGCAAGCAGGGCGACGGCTCGTACCTCGTGCGGTTGGGCGCGCGCGACGTGGCGGTCCCGGCGCTCACCGACGCGGAACTGGCGCTGACCGCCACCACCGGCCCGGACGGCGTGTGGGTGAACGTGTACGAGAAGGCGGTCGGGCTGCTGCGTGTCGAAAAGGCCAAGAGCGACGGCGAGCCCGCGTCCCTGATCGACCTGCTCGCGAAAGGCGGTTCGGCCGGGAGCACGATTGAGGTCGTCACCGGGCACCCGATCGAACGGTTCTCCTGCAAGTTCGCCAAGGAAGAAAAACTCAGCGAAAAAGAGTTCGGTGCCAAGCTCGACGATCTGCGCAAGAAATTAACCGCCGCGTTTGCGGAGAAGCGCCTCGTAACGTGCGGCACCGCGAGCGGCGGGACCAGGGTGCCCAACGTGGACGGGAACCACGCCTACGCGGTGATCGGCTTCGACCCGAAAACCGACGAAATCGTACTCTGGAACCCGCACGGGCAGTCGTTCACTCCGAAGGGGAAGCCGGGCATGGAGTACGGATACCAGACGAAGAACGGCCAGTTCCGGGCACCGCTGCCGGAGTTCGTGAAGGTGTTCGCCGGGGTCGCGTTCGAGGTTCCGCCCGCGAAGTGA
- a CDS encoding hydrolase — translation MSDAIHGLLDPKNCTIIFIDHQPQMTFGVTSIDRQALLNNTIGLAKAAKVFNVPVILTTVETEAFSGNMWPQLTELFPGQKPIERTSMNSWGDKKFVAEVERIGRKKLVIAALWTEVCLAFPAIQAMEAGYEVYAVEDASGGTSEVAHRCAMQRVVQAGAVPVTWQQVMLELQQDWARRETYDAVMKIALEHSGAYGQGVEYAYTMVHKQPPYPTRLKAGH, via the coding sequence ATGTCGGACGCGATTCACGGCCTGCTCGATCCGAAGAACTGCACCATCATCTTCATCGACCATCAACCCCAGATGACGTTCGGGGTCACCTCGATCGACCGTCAGGCGCTGCTGAACAACACCATCGGGCTCGCTAAGGCCGCCAAGGTGTTCAACGTGCCTGTAATTCTCACCACGGTTGAAACGGAGGCCTTCAGCGGGAACATGTGGCCCCAGCTCACCGAGCTGTTCCCGGGGCAGAAGCCGATCGAGCGGACGAGCATGAACTCGTGGGGCGACAAGAAGTTCGTCGCCGAGGTCGAACGGATCGGTCGCAAGAAGCTGGTCATCGCCGCGTTATGGACAGAGGTGTGCCTCGCGTTCCCCGCGATCCAGGCGATGGAAGCCGGGTACGAGGTGTACGCGGTCGAAGACGCGTCCGGCGGGACCAGTGAGGTGGCCCACCGGTGCGCCATGCAGCGGGTCGTTCAGGCCGGGGCCGTCCCGGTCACCTGGCAGCAGGTGATGCTCGAACTCCAGCAGGACTGGGCGCGGCGGGAGACCTACGACGCCGTCATGAAGATCGCGCTGGAGCACTCCGGCGCGTACGGCCAGGGCGTAGAGTACGCCTACACGATGGTCCACAAGCAGCCGCCGTACCCGACCCGGCTCAAGGCGGGGCACTGA
- a CDS encoding antibiotic biosynthesis monooxygenase yields MPADPVTVVVTRVVRPGHEEAFERALREWVPRSVTHPGHLGVLILRPPAGGREYGAVLRFESWGAWENLRDSDDYRAFLEAIRDHLEHDPRVHTASGLEAWVAPAGAAFVPVPPRWKLALLTWAGVNLTALVLTFVLAPFTARLPWFVGFLIFNAAVVAGLTWVVMPVLSHMARRWLRRTPGAGTDHS; encoded by the coding sequence ATGCCCGCCGATCCCGTCACAGTGGTCGTCACCCGCGTGGTGCGCCCCGGGCACGAGGAGGCGTTCGAGCGGGCGCTCCGGGAGTGGGTTCCGCGGTCCGTGACGCACCCCGGCCACCTGGGGGTGCTCATCCTCCGCCCGCCGGCCGGCGGGCGCGAGTACGGAGCCGTGCTCCGGTTCGAGTCGTGGGGCGCCTGGGAGAACCTCCGCGATTCGGACGACTACCGGGCCTTTCTGGAAGCGATTCGAGACCATCTGGAACATGACCCGCGGGTCCACACGGCCTCCGGTCTGGAAGCGTGGGTTGCTCCCGCCGGAGCGGCGTTCGTGCCCGTGCCGCCCCGGTGGAAGCTCGCTCTGCTCACGTGGGCCGGGGTCAATCTGACGGCCCTGGTTCTGACCTTCGTTCTCGCCCCGTTCACGGCCCGTCTTCCTTGGTTTGTGGGCTTCTTGATCTTTAACGCGGCCGTGGTCGCCGGCCTGACGTGGGTCGTCATGCCGGTTTTGAGCCACATGGCCCGGCGGTGGCTCCGGCGCACGCCCGGTGCCGGCACCGATCACTCGTAG
- a CDS encoding amidohydrolase: protein MTAPDLILHNGKITTNDTPSEVSAIAFAGGRVTAAGADDDVLKARGNATRVVDLGGRRAIPGLNDSHLHLIRGGLNFNLELRWDGVPSLADALRMLKEQARRTPAPQWVRVVGGWNEFQFAERRMPTLAEVNAAAPDTPVFILHLYDRAILNAAALRAVGYTKDTPEPPGGEIQRDKNGNPTGILIARPNAMILYATLAKGPKLGPSDQLNSTRHFMRELNRLGVTSVIDAGGGFQNYPDDYEIIEDLHRRGEMTVRVAYNLFTQKPKGELEDFARWVGMTKPGSGSDYYRMNGAGEMLVFSAADFEDFLEPRPDLAPGMEGELHRVVKLLAEHRWPFRLHATYDESIGRFLDVFEAVDREVPFAGLRWFFDHAETVTERNLERIKALGGGIAVQHRMAFQGEYFVDRYGPKAAEHTPPIRKMLEMGIPVGAGTDATRVASFNPWVSLYWMVTGRTVGGLALYPEANRLDRATALRLYTQGSAWMSAEDGQKGALAVGQLGDLTVLSADYFTVPENEIRGIESVLTVVGGKVVYGAGAFAPLAPAPLPVSPDWSPVGVYGGYYSGGPQAGTPAMARCCAQGSKSHGLLHRLFGPAPQTGADPFWGTGCSCWAF, encoded by the coding sequence ATGACCGCACCGGATCTGATCCTTCACAACGGCAAGATCACAACCAACGACACGCCAAGTGAGGTCTCGGCGATCGCGTTCGCCGGGGGACGGGTGACCGCGGCCGGTGCCGACGACGACGTTCTGAAAGCCCGGGGGAACGCGACCCGGGTCGTCGACCTGGGCGGCCGGCGCGCGATCCCGGGGCTGAACGACTCGCACCTGCACCTCATCCGGGGCGGTCTGAACTTCAACCTGGAACTCCGGTGGGACGGGGTGCCGTCGCTGGCGGACGCGCTCCGGATGCTGAAGGAGCAGGCCCGGCGCACGCCGGCTCCGCAGTGGGTGCGGGTGGTGGGCGGGTGGAACGAGTTCCAGTTCGCCGAGCGGCGGATGCCCACGCTCGCCGAGGTGAACGCGGCGGCGCCGGACACCCCGGTGTTCATCCTCCACCTGTACGACCGCGCTATCCTGAACGCCGCCGCGCTCCGCGCCGTCGGGTACACGAAAGACACGCCCGAGCCGCCCGGCGGCGAGATCCAGCGCGACAAGAACGGGAACCCGACCGGCATCCTCATCGCCCGGCCGAACGCGATGATCCTCTACGCGACGCTCGCGAAGGGGCCGAAACTCGGGCCGTCGGACCAACTGAACTCGACCCGCCACTTCATGCGCGAGCTGAACCGGCTCGGCGTGACGAGCGTCATCGACGCCGGCGGCGGGTTTCAGAACTACCCGGACGATTACGAGATCATCGAAGACCTGCACCGCCGCGGCGAGATGACCGTGCGCGTGGCGTACAACCTGTTCACCCAGAAGCCGAAGGGGGAACTCGAGGACTTCGCCCGGTGGGTCGGGATGACGAAACCGGGATCGGGGAGCGATTACTATCGAATGAACGGGGCCGGGGAGATGCTCGTCTTCTCCGCCGCCGACTTCGAGGACTTCCTGGAGCCGCGCCCCGACCTCGCGCCCGGCATGGAGGGCGAACTCCATCGGGTGGTGAAACTCCTGGCCGAGCACCGATGGCCGTTCCGGCTGCACGCCACCTACGACGAGTCGATCGGGCGGTTCCTCGACGTGTTCGAGGCGGTCGACCGCGAGGTGCCGTTCGCCGGCCTGCGGTGGTTCTTCGACCACGCCGAGACCGTCACCGAGCGCAACCTGGAGCGGATCAAGGCCCTCGGAGGGGGGATCGCCGTTCAGCACCGGATGGCGTTCCAGGGCGAGTACTTTGTGGACCGGTACGGCCCCAAGGCCGCCGAGCACACGCCACCGATCCGGAAGATGCTGGAGATGGGCATTCCGGTCGGCGCCGGCACCGACGCGACGCGGGTGGCGAGCTTCAACCCGTGGGTGTCGCTGTACTGGATGGTGACCGGGCGCACGGTGGGCGGGCTCGCGCTGTACCCCGAGGCGAACCGGCTCGACCGGGCGACGGCGCTGCGGCTGTACACGCAGGGCTCGGCATGGATGTCGGCCGAGGACGGGCAGAAGGGGGCGCTCGCGGTCGGCCAGCTCGGCGACCTGACTGTGCTCTCGGCGGACTATTTTACCGTTCCGGAGAACGAGATCCGGGGCATCGAATCGGTGCTGACCGTGGTCGGCGGGAAGGTGGTGTACGGCGCGGGGGCGTTCGCGCCACTCGCCCCGGCGCCGCTCCCCGTTTCGCCCGACTGGTCGCCGGTCGGCGTCTACGGCGGGTACTACTCCGGCGGGCCACAGGCGGGCACACCTGCGATGGCCCGCTGCTGCGCCCAAGGATCGAAGTCTCACGGTCTGTTGCACCGCCTGTTCGGCCCGGCGCCACAGACCGGCGCCGATCCGTTCTGGGGAACCGGCTGCTCGTGCTGGGCGTTCTGA
- a CDS encoding protein kinase domain-containing protein, with protein sequence MSDPSAIDELLDELLDSGRTPEEVCAGTPELLPEVRRRWQRICDLRDELDAWLPPSNGGAPAPPGHTDRLPCVPGYTVEAVVGRGGMGIVFRARHLRLNRPVALKMALAGAYAGPRERERFVREAEAAAKLRHPNIVAVYDVGEAEGQTYYTMEYVEGGTLAESLGGAPQPARQACALVAALARAVAEAHRVGVVHRDLKPANVLITPDGTPKISDFGLARLLDDAAGLTQSGAALGTPSYMAPEQTRAAAAPAGPAADVYALGAILYELLTGRPPFRGRTAGETVHLVVNSDPTPPARVIVTVPRDVETICLVCLQKEPHRRYGGAARLADDLERFLRGEAIAARPDGRLERLARRVRRRPAFSAAVGVVVLLAVGGLSGAWWLVADRAEAERARAAERAAAERAAADDLAEMRALLQKSRWGEARAVLDRVRVRLADGGSTEHQGLLDRGASDLDLVTRLDAIRLTRSESRGGVLTYERAAAAYEAAFRDAGFGSPDESAEVVAGRVRESSVRTALVAALDDWATLFAPEARRNWLLDVAERAESEPTVWRSAARTPATRQDQKALGELMTTAHVDQESVPLMLALAEAFHARGGDPVPFLTRVRRAHPGDFWVNHSLGRMLDLAGRCEDALRYLQVAQALRPDAAVVYHNLGITLSRCGRPGEALEQYRTAVRLDPACFPSYYNAAIALSAKGDHHEAVAMAEIGLRFAPDIAILRSAYGDSLQAIGRKAEALAQYQRAVELDPRLPGTQRSLRALLFASGRTADARVAWGKAIAADPLTHDEWDGYAELCLLLGDEDEYLRVRKVLVERFGATTDPCVAERVGRTYLLRPVPEADQLKRAVALIDRALTQTQPPPPAWARPYFLFAKGLAEYRAGRLDAATAALTGDGGKVLGPAPGLVLAMVQHRRGQTELAQKTLASAVRSFNWASAPADNRETWIYQILRREAEQLVLGR encoded by the coding sequence ATGTCCGACCCGTCTGCCATCGACGAACTGCTTGACGAGCTGCTCGACTCCGGTCGCACCCCCGAAGAGGTCTGCGCGGGCACGCCCGAGCTGCTGCCCGAGGTCCGCCGGCGGTGGCAGCGGATCTGCGATTTGCGGGACGAGCTCGACGCCTGGCTCCCCCCGTCGAACGGCGGCGCGCCGGCCCCGCCCGGGCACACCGATCGGCTCCCGTGCGTGCCCGGCTACACGGTGGAGGCGGTCGTCGGCCGCGGCGGGATGGGGATCGTCTTCCGGGCGCGGCACCTCCGGCTCAACCGCCCGGTCGCGCTGAAGATGGCCCTCGCCGGGGCGTACGCGGGGCCGCGCGAGCGGGAGCGGTTCGTGCGCGAGGCCGAGGCGGCGGCCAAGTTGCGGCACCCCAACATCGTGGCCGTCTACGACGTCGGCGAGGCCGAGGGGCAGACCTACTACACGATGGAGTACGTCGAGGGGGGCACGCTCGCCGAGTCGCTCGGTGGTGCCCCCCAGCCGGCGCGCCAGGCCTGCGCCCTCGTCGCGGCGTTAGCCCGGGCCGTCGCCGAGGCGCACCGGGTCGGGGTGGTTCACCGCGACCTCAAGCCGGCCAACGTCCTCATTACCCCTGACGGCACACCGAAGATCAGCGACTTCGGGCTCGCCCGACTGCTCGACGACGCGGCCGGGCTGACCCAGAGCGGCGCGGCGCTCGGAACGCCGAGCTACATGGCCCCGGAGCAGACCCGGGCCGCTGCCGCGCCCGCCGGCCCGGCCGCCGACGTGTACGCGCTGGGGGCGATCCTGTACGAGCTGCTGACCGGTCGGCCGCCGTTCCGGGGGCGGACCGCGGGCGAGACGGTTCACCTCGTGGTCAATTCCGACCCGACTCCGCCGGCGCGGGTGATCGTCACCGTTCCCCGCGACGTTGAAACCATTTGCCTGGTTTGCCTCCAGAAAGAGCCGCACCGCCGGTACGGCGGCGCGGCGCGCCTCGCCGACGATCTCGAGCGCTTCCTCCGCGGCGAAGCCATCGCAGCCCGGCCGGACGGGCGACTGGAACGGCTCGCGCGCCGAGTGCGCCGGCGGCCGGCGTTCTCAGCCGCGGTCGGGGTTGTCGTGCTGCTCGCCGTCGGCGGGTTGAGCGGGGCGTGGTGGCTGGTCGCGGACCGGGCCGAGGCCGAACGCGCGCGGGCAGCGGAGCGAGCGGCGGCCGAGCGGGCTGCCGCGGACGACTTGGCGGAAATGCGTGCCCTCTTGCAGAAATCACGCTGGGGGGAAGCCCGGGCGGTACTGGACCGGGTACGGGTCCGGCTCGCGGACGGCGGATCAACCGAGCACCAGGGCCTCCTGGACCGGGGCGCCAGCGACCTCGACCTTGTCACGCGATTGGACGCGATTCGCCTGACTCGCTCTGAGTCTCGGGGCGGTGTGCTCACGTACGAACGAGCAGCGGCCGCCTACGAAGCGGCGTTCCGGGACGCCGGATTCGGTAGCCCGGATGAGTCCGCGGAAGTGGTTGCCGGGCGGGTGCGAGAGTCGTCCGTTCGGACCGCACTCGTCGCGGCGCTCGACGACTGGGCGACCCTGTTTGCCCCCGAGGCACGACGGAACTGGCTCCTAGACGTGGCCGAACGGGCGGAATCCGAACCGACCGTTTGGCGGTCGGCGGCTCGAACCCCAGCGACCCGGCAGGACCAGAAAGCGCTCGGGGAACTGATGACGACGGCCCACGTCGATCAGGAGTCCGTTCCGCTCATGTTGGCGCTGGCCGAGGCGTTTCACGCGCGCGGTGGAGACCCGGTGCCGTTTCTGACTCGGGTCCGCCGCGCCCACCCGGGAGATTTCTGGGTGAACCACAGCCTGGGGCGGATGCTCGATCTGGCCGGGCGGTGCGAAGACGCACTCCGCTACCTTCAGGTGGCCCAGGCTCTGCGGCCGGACGCGGCCGTCGTGTACCACAACCTGGGCATCACCCTCTCCCGGTGCGGCCGCCCCGGCGAGGCCCTCGAGCAGTACCGCACCGCCGTGCGACTCGATCCGGCGTGCTTCCCGTCCTACTACAACGCGGCCATCGCCCTGTCCGCAAAGGGCGACCACCACGAAGCGGTCGCAATGGCCGAGATCGGCCTGCGGTTCGCGCCGGACATCGCCATCCTCCGGTCGGCGTACGGCGACAGCCTGCAAGCAATCGGTCGGAAAGCCGAAGCCCTGGCACAGTACCAGCGGGCGGTGGAACTCGACCCGCGACTGCCCGGCACCCAGCGGAGCCTGCGGGCACTTTTGTTCGCCAGCGGCCGAACGGCGGACGCCCGGGTCGCGTGGGGGAAGGCGATTGCGGCGGACCCGCTGACGCACGACGAGTGGGACGGCTACGCCGAACTGTGTCTGCTCCTCGGCGACGAGGACGAGTACCTCCGTGTCCGAAAAGTCTTGGTCGAACGGTTCGGAGCGACAACCGACCCGTGCGTGGCCGAGCGAGTCGGCCGAACGTACTTGCTGCGACCGGTGCCGGAGGCGGATCAGTTGAAACGCGCGGTGGCGCTGATCGACCGCGCGCTCACCCAGACGCAGCCCCCACCGCCGGCCTGGGCGCGGCCGTATTTCCTGTTTGCGAAAGGGCTCGCCGAGTACCGGGCGGGTCGTCTGGACGCCGCGACGGCCGCTCTGACCGGGGACGGCGGGAAGGTGCTGGGGCCGGCTCCCGGTCTCGTTCTGGCGATGGTCCAGCACCGCCGCGGCCAGACCGAACTGGCCCAGAAGACGCTGGCGTCCGCCGTTCGGTCGTTCAACTGGGCGTCGGCGCCTGCGGACAATCGGGAGACCTGGATTTATCAGATCTTGCGGCGTGAGGCCGAGCAGCTCGTTTTGGGCCGGTAG
- a CDS encoding sigma-70 family RNA polymerase sigma factor, protein MGTTANSLRPYPDRLVGGKLMAAGETTALVQQFLDDIAGDSSAEPIVRSLLGRSAHRLGYLCATLLHRGYPRLTRPPLNLHADEVIGAVVERLLKALREARPANVRQFFALASQHIRWELNDLARRLDEQPRAEEVGDEVAAPGGDSSLSPTGRRILRTIDALPPDERDAFDLVRVQGLPMTEAAAVLGVSATTIKRRVDRALRLLAELLADLQPTEGTTGSAQSNSG, encoded by the coding sequence GTGGGCACCACCGCGAACTCGCTCCGCCCGTACCCGGACCGCTTGGTAGGGGGCAAGCTCATGGCCGCAGGTGAGACCACCGCACTGGTTCAACAGTTCCTTGACGACATCGCGGGCGATTCCTCCGCCGAGCCGATCGTCCGCTCGCTGCTGGGGCGGTCGGCCCACCGCCTCGGCTACCTGTGCGCGACGCTCCTCCACCGCGGGTACCCGCGGCTGACCCGGCCCCCGCTGAACCTGCACGCGGACGAGGTGATCGGGGCCGTCGTCGAGCGGCTGCTGAAGGCCCTCCGGGAGGCCCGCCCGGCCAACGTGCGGCAGTTCTTCGCGCTCGCCAGCCAGCACATTCGGTGGGAGCTGAACGACCTGGCGCGCCGGCTGGACGAGCAGCCGCGGGCCGAAGAGGTCGGGGACGAGGTGGCCGCGCCGGGGGGCGACTCCAGCCTCTCGCCGACCGGTCGGCGCATCCTGCGGACGATCGACGCGCTGCCGCCCGACGAGCGGGACGCGTTCGACCTGGTCCGGGTTCAGGGGTTGCCGATGACGGAGGCGGCGGCCGTGCTCGGCGTGTCCGCGACAACAATCAAGCGCCGGGTCGATCGCGCCCTGCGGCTCCTGGCCGAGTTGCTCGCGGACCTGCAACCGACCGAGGGGACGACGGGTTCCGCTCAGAGTAATAGCGGGTGA